In a genomic window of Trueperaceae bacterium:
- a CDS encoding NIPSNAP family protein, producing MVLVRDVFRLRFGKAREALALLQEASSPARGPGGEVGRVMTDLTGELHTVVLETEFEDLAALEAALARASRDEAWRAWYGRFAPLVREGRREVFRVVETGPVRGL from the coding sequence GTGGTGCTCGTGAGGGACGTCTTCCGGCTGCGCTTCGGCAAGGCGCGGGAGGCGCTGGCGCTCCTCCAGGAGGCGTCGTCGCCGGCGCGCGGGCCGGGCGGCGAGGTCGGTCGCGTGATGACGGACCTCACCGGGGAGCTCCACACGGTCGTCCTCGAGACCGAGTTCGAGGACCTCGCGGCGCTCGAGGCGGCCCTGGCGCGGGCGTCGCGCGACGAGGCCTGGCGCGCCTGGTACGGGCGGTTCGCCCCGCTGGTGCGCGAGGGCAGGCGCGAGGTGTTCCGCGTCGTCGAGACCGGGCCGGTGCGCGGCCTGTGA
- a CDS encoding cupin domain-containing protein — translation MTRKAFLVAGIAVALVAAGLGVAQEEEMPEGFTDTMLQAAPLELGQGAFVQALFEFRLEPGTETGQMEQPQLVAYVLEGTLTVSVNGGPETAYEPGSTLVVEAGSLVSLANRGDTVARALCFAVLPEGALEGE, via the coding sequence ATGACGAGGAAGGCGTTCTTGGTAGCAGGGATCGCGGTGGCGCTGGTGGCCGCCGGGCTCGGCGTGGCGCAGGAGGAAGAGATGCCGGAAGGGTTCACCGACACGATGCTGCAGGCGGCCCCGCTCGAGCTGGGCCAGGGGGCGTTCGTGCAGGCGCTGTTCGAGTTCCGCCTGGAGCCGGGCACCGAGACCGGCCAGATGGAGCAGCCCCAGCTCGTGGCGTACGTTCTCGAGGGCACGCTGACCGTGTCCGTGAACGGCGGTCCCGAGACCGCCTACGAGCCCGGCAGCACGCTGGTCGTGGAGGCGGGGTCGCTGGTCAGCCTGGCGAACCGCGGCGACACCGTCGCGCGGGCGCTGTGCTTCGCGG